Proteins from one Micromonospora sp. M71_S20 genomic window:
- a CDS encoding L-lactate permease: MTDSTLPINIGYWLLAFSPIVLLLVLLAVLRWKAPEAGPVGMLLAAVVALVFFRTPFETLAVGVGKGIWDAVFILLVIWPALLLYRVGTAAGAFDALRRGLSRYSRNHVFLVLGFGWVFASFMQGIAGFGAPIAIVAPLLLAVGVRPVYAVAIPLIGHAWANMFGTLAVGWIATLQVVDLDDEISTALITAVLLAPVTLMAGVTIAWMAGKGRGVRVAWPLILIISALHAGLQFVIMYWEPLLSAFLASTVALAALYPLSRWSRYREPARDVRERPAMRDDAGEGDEAESEPTMGLGWALLPYAVLTLVAVVTLAVPPVVDLLDQIEFGPPFPGADTGFDVVNEGERPYSPIAPFTHPGFPLAVAVLTTWLVYRARGFYAARRRQEGSQPIWSSLATDATPASVAILSFLVLAAVMEHSGQTDVLAQGLEQVSPPLVYAFLANVVGLIGAFMTSSNTASNVLFAQLQQGVAAGTGLSGNAVVAAQSAGGAIGNAVAPANIVLGTGTAGIVGQEGAVLRKTLPWTVAAAVVIGLLTLLFV, translated from the coding sequence ATGACGGACTCGACGCTGCCGATCAACATCGGCTACTGGCTGCTGGCGTTCAGTCCCATCGTGCTGCTGTTGGTCCTGCTGGCGGTGCTGCGCTGGAAGGCGCCGGAGGCCGGTCCCGTCGGGATGCTCCTGGCCGCCGTGGTCGCGCTCGTGTTCTTCCGTACGCCGTTCGAGACCCTCGCCGTGGGTGTCGGCAAGGGCATCTGGGACGCGGTGTTCATCCTGTTGGTGATCTGGCCGGCGTTGCTGCTCTACCGGGTGGGCACGGCTGCTGGCGCCTTCGACGCGCTACGCCGGGGACTGTCCCGGTACAGCCGTAACCACGTCTTCCTGGTCCTCGGGTTCGGCTGGGTGTTCGCCTCCTTCATGCAGGGCATCGCCGGCTTCGGCGCACCGATCGCAATCGTGGCGCCGTTGCTGCTGGCCGTCGGGGTGCGACCCGTCTACGCCGTCGCCATCCCGCTGATCGGGCACGCCTGGGCGAACATGTTCGGCACCTTGGCGGTCGGCTGGATCGCCACCTTGCAAGTGGTCGACCTGGACGACGAAATCAGCACCGCACTCATCACCGCGGTGCTGCTCGCCCCGGTGACGTTGATGGCCGGGGTCACCATCGCCTGGATGGCCGGGAAGGGGCGCGGGGTGCGGGTCGCCTGGCCGCTCATCCTGATCATCTCGGCGCTGCACGCCGGACTGCAGTTCGTGATCATGTACTGGGAGCCGCTGCTGTCCGCCTTCCTCGCCAGCACCGTCGCGCTGGCGGCGCTCTACCCGCTGTCGCGCTGGTCGCGCTACCGGGAGCCGGCCCGCGACGTCCGGGAACGCCCCGCCATGCGCGACGACGCCGGTGAGGGCGACGAGGCGGAGAGCGAGCCGACCATGGGACTCGGTTGGGCATTGCTGCCGTACGCCGTGCTGACCCTGGTGGCCGTCGTCACCCTCGCCGTACCGCCGGTGGTGGACCTGCTCGACCAGATCGAGTTCGGTCCGCCCTTCCCGGGGGCGGACACCGGATTCGACGTGGTGAACGAAGGTGAGCGGCCCTACTCGCCGATCGCCCCGTTCACCCACCCGGGCTTCCCGTTGGCTGTCGCGGTGCTGACCACCTGGCTGGTCTACCGGGCGCGAGGCTTCTACGCGGCACGCCGGAGGCAGGAGGGAAGCCAGCCGATCTGGTCGAGCCTCGCCACCGACGCCACCCCGGCGTCGGTGGCCATCCTGTCGTTCCTGGTGCTCGCCGCCGTCATGGAGCATTCGGGGCAGACCGACGTGCTGGCCCAGGGGCTGGAACAGGTCTCGCCCCCGCTCGTATACGCGTTCCTGGCAAATGTCGTCGGGCTGATCGGCGCCTTCATGACCTCCAGCAACACCGCCTCCAACGTGCTCTTCGCCCAGTTGCAGCAGGGCGTCGCCGCCGGAACCGGGCTCTCCGGTAACGCCGTGGTGGCCGCGCAGAGCGCCGGCGGCGCGATCGGCAACGCCGTCGCCCCAGCCAACATCGTCCTCGGCACCGGCACCGCCGGCATCGTCGGGCAGGAAGGCGCCGTGCTGCGCAAGACCCTGCCCTGGACGGTGGCCGCCGCGGTGGTGATCGGTCTGCTGACTCTGCTCTTCGTCTGA
- the ggt gene encoding gamma-glutamyltransferase, whose translation MTAPHGPRTGRPPTRADRGAVSSPHVLASGAGLAVLRRGGSAVDAAIAVNALLCVAYPHMAGLGGDGFWLIAGPNGAVQALNASGPAAAAATRDWYAERGHTEQVPVRGPLSALTVPGAVDGWRLAHERHGRLAWADLFDDAVHYARHGIPVSRSLSDWLVEDLELLCAEESTRRLVPAGRALREGDRLRQPELATSLEAVAAHGARGGFYEGELGRRFCQALAAGGSPLHPDDLAAYHAQWEEPISTDYRGHTVYELHPNTQGFAALQILNLVEGFDVAAWGDGTPDYYHHLAEAVKLAFADRDEWLTDRHWVDIPLPELLDKEYAARRRALIRPDRAMVMDEVEPGLRFSPHGHRRDAPGGDTCAFTAVDRDGLVVSVIQSIYHDFGSAVTAGDTGIIPQNRGSFFSLDETHPNRMEPGKRTFHTLIPGLVCRDGQPWLAFGSMGGEGQPQTHAALLTRLIDFGYDVQQAIEAPRWLMGHTWGTTIKDLSLEGRIGDEVARELQRRRQPVRMLPSWDDNMGHAHAILIDTERGLLEAGADPRGDGAALGY comes from the coding sequence ATGACGGCACCGCACGGACCCCGCACCGGCCGGCCGCCAACCCGGGCCGACCGTGGGGCGGTCTCCTCACCGCACGTGCTGGCCAGCGGCGCCGGACTGGCCGTGCTGCGCCGGGGCGGCAGCGCGGTGGACGCCGCGATCGCGGTCAACGCACTGCTCTGCGTGGCCTACCCGCACATGGCCGGTCTCGGCGGCGACGGATTCTGGCTGATCGCCGGCCCGAACGGCGCGGTGCAGGCGCTCAACGCCTCCGGGCCGGCCGCCGCCGCCGCGACCCGCGACTGGTACGCCGAGCGCGGCCACACCGAGCAGGTGCCGGTGCGGGGACCGCTGTCCGCGCTGACCGTCCCGGGCGCCGTGGACGGCTGGCGGCTGGCCCACGAACGGCACGGCCGGCTGGCCTGGGCCGATCTCTTCGACGACGCAGTGCACTACGCCCGGCACGGGATACCGGTGTCCCGTTCGCTCAGCGACTGGCTGGTCGAGGATCTGGAGCTGCTCTGTGCGGAGGAGAGCACCCGGCGCCTCGTGCCCGCCGGACGGGCGCTGCGCGAGGGGGACCGTCTGCGCCAGCCGGAGCTGGCCACCTCGCTCGAGGCCGTCGCCGCACACGGCGCCCGCGGTGGGTTCTACGAGGGCGAGCTCGGACGGCGGTTCTGCCAGGCATTGGCGGCGGGCGGATCCCCGCTGCACCCCGACGACCTGGCCGCCTACCACGCCCAGTGGGAGGAGCCGATCAGCACCGACTACCGCGGTCACACCGTGTACGAGCTGCACCCCAACACGCAGGGCTTCGCCGCTCTGCAGATCCTCAACCTGGTCGAGGGCTTCGACGTGGCGGCCTGGGGCGACGGCACGCCCGACTACTACCACCACCTCGCCGAGGCGGTGAAGCTCGCCTTCGCCGACCGGGACGAGTGGCTGACCGACCGGCATTGGGTGGACATCCCGCTGCCCGAGCTGCTCGACAAGGAGTACGCGGCCCGCCGCCGCGCCCTGATCCGCCCCGATCGGGCCATGGTGATGGACGAGGTGGAGCCAGGGCTCCGGTTCTCCCCCCACGGGCACCGCCGCGACGCACCCGGCGGCGACACCTGCGCGTTCACCGCCGTCGACCGGGACGGGCTGGTCGTCTCGGTCATCCAGTCCATCTACCACGACTTCGGCAGCGCGGTCACCGCCGGCGACACTGGGATCATCCCGCAGAACCGGGGTTCGTTCTTCTCCCTCGACGAGACGCACCCCAACCGGATGGAACCCGGCAAACGCACCTTCCACACGCTGATCCCCGGGCTCGTCTGCCGGGACGGACAGCCCTGGCTCGCCTTCGGCAGCATGGGCGGCGAGGGTCAACCGCAGACCCACGCCGCCCTGCTGACCCGCCTGATCGACTTCGGCTACGACGTCCAGCAGGCCATCGAGGCGCCGCGTTGGCTGATGGGGCACACCTGGGGAACCACGATCAAGGACCTCTCCCTGGAGGGCCGGATCGGCGACGAGGTCGCCCGGGAACTGCAACGCCGCCGACAGCCGGTGCGGATGCTGCCCAGCTGGGACGACAACATGGGCCACGCGCACGCCATCCTGATCGACACCGAACGGGGGCTGCTGGAGGCCGGCGCCGACCCGCGCGGCGACGGCGCCGCCCTCGGCTACTGA
- a CDS encoding monovalent cation/H+ antiporter complex subunit F translates to MFLLDVALVVLGLSALPVIWRLTVGPTDADRAAALDLAFFVILAAVAVLSARLDFPALLDLVLTGTLVAFLATVALARLVHRRSR, encoded by the coding sequence GTGTTCCTGCTCGACGTGGCGCTCGTCGTCCTCGGGCTGTCGGCGTTGCCGGTGATCTGGCGACTGACCGTCGGCCCGACGGATGCGGACCGGGCGGCTGCCCTGGACCTGGCCTTCTTCGTCATCCTGGCCGCGGTGGCCGTGCTGTCCGCCCGGCTGGATTTCCCGGCCCTGCTGGACCTGGTGCTGACCGGCACCCTGGTGGCCTTCCTGGCCACGGTCGCCCTGGCCCGTCTGGTGCACCGGCGGTCGCGCTGA
- a CDS encoding Na+/H+ antiporter subunit E: MSVGAGRRAVVRAGRILRFLGWFGARVVVANLVVAREILTPGWRLCPAIVRVPLIEASSTELALTALCVGLVPGTLTVAVRTAPPVLFVHGMYADDPDEFRREIVELERKLLLAVRPVGREPTTSAPTVGDVDGR, encoded by the coding sequence ATGAGCGTGGGCGCGGGACGGCGGGCGGTGGTGCGGGCCGGGCGGATACTGCGTTTCCTCGGATGGTTCGGGGCCCGCGTGGTGGTGGCCAACCTGGTGGTCGCCCGGGAGATCCTGACCCCGGGTTGGCGGCTGTGCCCGGCGATCGTGCGGGTGCCGCTGATCGAGGCGAGCAGCACCGAGCTGGCGCTGACGGCGCTCTGCGTCGGGCTGGTCCCGGGCACTCTCACGGTGGCCGTCCGGACGGCCCCACCAGTGCTCTTCGTGCACGGCATGTACGCCGACGATCCGGACGAGTTCCGCCGCGAGATCGTCGAACTTGAGCGGAAGCTGCTGCTGGCCGTGCGGCCCGTCGGCCGGGAGCCGACGACGTCCGCGCCCACGGTCGGCGACGTGGATGGGAGGTGA
- a CDS encoding MoxR family ATPase, with amino-acid sequence MTQQTWDEVGGALPHDEFRAASEAIVSNIEQVIEGKTATVRLALAVLLAEGHLLIEDVPGVGKTKLAKAMARSIDCSVRRIQFTPDLLPSDVTGVSVYNQETHDFEFRPGAVFANLVVGDEINRASPKTQSALLECMEERQVTVDGVTYHLQTPFMVIATQNPIEMEGTYPLPEAQRDRFTARIAMGYPDPSAELAMLDGHGATDPLDELRPVSDANTVRQLIGHVRQVHVADAVKQYAIDLVTATRESSDLRLGASPRATLQLLRTARAVAALEGRDYVLPDDLQVLAVPVLAHRIIPTADAQLARRTTDAIVSELVHRLPLPHDRGRSPYDTRPTGEGNGRATYEPRRR; translated from the coding sequence GTGACACAACAGACCTGGGACGAGGTGGGCGGCGCGTTGCCGCACGACGAGTTCCGTGCCGCCAGCGAAGCCATCGTGTCGAACATCGAGCAGGTCATCGAGGGCAAGACAGCCACCGTGCGGCTCGCCCTGGCCGTCCTGCTCGCCGAGGGCCACCTGCTCATCGAGGACGTGCCCGGGGTCGGCAAGACCAAGCTCGCCAAGGCGATGGCCCGGTCGATCGACTGCTCCGTGCGCCGCATCCAGTTCACCCCCGACCTGCTGCCCAGCGACGTCACGGGGGTCAGCGTCTACAACCAGGAGACGCACGACTTCGAGTTCCGCCCGGGTGCGGTCTTCGCCAACCTGGTCGTCGGCGACGAGATCAACCGCGCCTCGCCGAAGACGCAGTCGGCGCTGCTGGAGTGCATGGAGGAGCGCCAGGTCACCGTCGACGGCGTCACCTACCACCTCCAGACGCCGTTCATGGTCATCGCGACCCAGAACCCGATCGAGATGGAGGGCACCTACCCCCTCCCCGAGGCGCAGCGCGACCGGTTCACCGCCCGCATCGCGATGGGCTACCCGGACCCGAGCGCAGAGCTGGCGATGCTCGACGGGCACGGCGCGACGGACCCGCTGGACGAGCTGCGTCCGGTCTCCGACGCCAACACGGTGCGGCAGCTGATCGGTCACGTCCGGCAGGTGCACGTCGCCGACGCCGTCAAGCAGTACGCGATCGACCTGGTCACCGCCACCCGCGAATCCTCCGACCTGCGCCTGGGCGCCTCCCCCCGGGCGACCCTCCAGCTCCTGCGCACCGCCCGCGCGGTGGCCGCCCTGGAGGGGCGCGACTACGTCCTCCCCGACGACCTCCAGGTGCTGGCCGTGCCGGTGCTCGCGCACCGGATCATCCCGACCGCCGACGCCCAGCTCGCCCGGCGTACGACCGACGCGATCGTCTCCGAGCTGGTGCACCGGCTGCCGCTGCCGCACGACCGCGGGCGCTCCCCGTACGACACCCGCCCCACGGGCGAGGGCAACGGCCGAGCCACGTACGAGCCGCGGAGGCGGTGA
- a CDS encoding monovalent cation/H+ antiporter subunit D family protein, protein MSRLLVLPFAGPLLTAAVLLAAPRRRTAHRVAGLAVTAAVLFLAVALLVATRDGTVVAERIGGWHPLVAIGFAADAFGALMVTVCAAVVLACLATAAASGDDNDPLFVPLVLVLSAGAYGAFLTADLFNLFVLVEVMLVPSYALVALGGGATRLGAARVYVAMNLLASTILLAGVGLVYGVTGTVRFGDLAAAARTSPTVAVAAAVVLLALAVKSAVVPWHDWLPRTYPEAPPVVLALFSGLLTKVGLYALIRVYALVYDGDPAYHWVIGAAALLSMVVGVLGALGEATMRRVLTFHMVSQIGYVLLGLALFTAASLAAAVFYLVQYILVKTALFLCAAAVHANHGTDRLDRLGGLSSLHPVLALAFAGAALSLAGLPPFSGFVAKFLLIRAVADAGQWVAVAVAVGVSLLTLASMLKIWGSAFWGEPLGREEAAGPRPLARTVLPALTLAVVSLLLGPVAEPLLGLADTAAAGLLDPDAYLEAVNGR, encoded by the coding sequence GTGAGCCGGCTGCTGGTCCTGCCGTTCGCCGGTCCGCTGCTGACCGCCGCGGTACTGCTCGCCGCGCCACGCCGCCGGACGGCGCACCGGGTGGCGGGCCTCGCCGTGACCGCCGCCGTCCTCTTCCTGGCCGTGGCGCTGCTGGTGGCCACGCGGGACGGCACGGTCGTGGCCGAGCGGATCGGCGGCTGGCACCCCCTGGTGGCGATCGGCTTCGCGGCCGACGCGTTCGGCGCGCTGATGGTCACCGTCTGCGCGGCGGTGGTGCTGGCCTGCCTCGCCACGGCCGCCGCATCCGGCGACGACAACGATCCACTCTTCGTGCCGCTGGTTCTCGTGCTGTCGGCCGGCGCCTACGGCGCCTTCCTCACCGCCGACCTGTTCAACCTGTTCGTGCTGGTCGAGGTCATGCTGGTGCCGTCCTACGCGCTCGTCGCGCTGGGCGGCGGCGCCACCCGGCTCGGCGCCGCCCGGGTCTACGTGGCGATGAACCTGCTCGCCTCCACCATCCTGCTGGCCGGGGTGGGGCTGGTCTACGGGGTGACCGGGACGGTGCGGTTCGGCGACCTGGCGGCTGCCGCGCGCACCTCGCCCACGGTGGCCGTGGCCGCCGCCGTCGTGCTGTTGGCGCTGGCGGTCAAGAGCGCCGTCGTGCCCTGGCACGACTGGCTGCCCAGGACCTACCCCGAGGCGCCGCCCGTGGTGCTCGCGCTCTTCTCCGGGTTGCTCACCAAGGTCGGCCTCTACGCCCTGATCCGGGTCTACGCGCTCGTGTACGACGGCGATCCGGCGTACCACTGGGTGATCGGCGCCGCCGCGCTGCTCAGCATGGTGGTCGGGGTGCTTGGCGCGCTCGGTGAGGCCACCATGCGCCGCGTGCTCACCTTCCACATGGTCAGCCAGATCGGGTACGTCCTGCTGGGACTGGCTCTGTTCACGGCCGCGAGCCTGGCTGCGGCGGTCTTCTACCTCGTGCAGTACATCCTGGTGAAGACGGCGCTGTTCCTCTGCGCCGCGGCGGTGCACGCCAACCACGGCACTGACCGGCTGGATCGGCTCGGTGGCCTGTCCAGCCTGCATCCCGTGCTGGCGCTGGCCTTCGCCGGTGCCGCCCTCTCCCTGGCTGGACTTCCCCCGTTCTCCGGATTCGTGGCGAAGTTCCTGCTGATCAGGGCGGTGGCCGACGCCGGGCAATGGGTGGCGGTGGCGGTGGCCGTCGGCGTCAGCCTGCTCACGTTGGCCTCGATGCTCAAGATCTGGGGCTCGGCGTTCTGGGGGGAGCCCCTCGGCCGAGAGGAGGCCGCCGGGCCCCGCCCGCTGGCCCGGACGGTGCTGCCGGCGTTGACCCTGGCAGTCGTGTCGTTGCTGCTCGGCCCGGTGGCCGAACCCCTCCTCGGGCTGGCCGACACGGCGGCGGCCGGTCTGCTCGATCCCGACGCCTACCTGGAGGCGGTGAACGGCCGATGA
- the mbhE gene encoding hydrogen gas-evolving membrane-bound hydrogenase subunit E → MILAVALVWQFALAACVPLLTRRLGRDAGYPLAAGFLLTAGLLLLPLPMLLADATVTVDWRWLPSLDVSAALRMDALALVFALLVLGVGVLIMAYCPRYLGREASHTRIYLLLTLFATAMLGLVLANDLLVLFVFWELTSVLSFVLIGQGRPAAGPPAVQALLVTSGGGLALLTAVVILTLDLGTSDLGRILADPGRLDGGPAWAVGALVLVAAFTKSAQVPFHFWLPGAMVAITPVSAYLHAATMVKAGIYLLMRFSALFGGRPAWNLTLLAVGLLTAVLGAFLALRQYDLKALLAYSTVSQLGLIVGVVGVGTPASDAAAILYTVAHALFKATLFMLVGIIDHEAGSRDIRELSGLHRVMPTTAVFTVIAAATMAGLPPTIGFVGKEAIFEALAEAHQLPGSGQLAAGLGVLASVLTFAYAARLVHGVFTGPLRQQELRPPRRSFVAPAGVAAVLAVALGPLVALLSPLVQRAANDARPQGEPPYLVFWHGFTLALGLSALTVGLGALLFVLHARVDRLLRRLPTTVPFAVWFEAGRVRLLHLGALVARPARAASPATFLLRPVLAVPLLAVVAAVGLGPLPAPVGEAIRPGDVVLLVLLVVSLAGLVTVRSALGAVGLTGTVGLLLSVWFVTAGAPDVALTLMLVEVLTTIVVMLVLRRRSPRLPPGGAPRALLLGAVLAGATGLAAAAGTAALTGRRDLSAPGRFLLAEATPTTGGSNVVNTILVEFRALDTLGESVVLAVVALGLVSLSDRITRPGRGTRAGSPVDPVLVFAHRLLAPVMLVVSGFLFVRGHEEIGGGFIGALLAGTAVGLGHLAHAGAPAPLLGRLRSGPLLVAGLLLCVGVGLAALPLGRPFLSLGKVGLPGGTTLPFSSSLLFDLGIYLIVLGLIVAAVRRLDLPTRPAPTGRPR, encoded by the coding sequence ATGATCCTGGCGGTTGCCCTCGTCTGGCAGTTCGCACTCGCGGCCTGCGTTCCCCTGCTGACCCGTCGGCTGGGCCGCGACGCCGGATATCCGTTGGCCGCCGGGTTCCTGCTCACGGCCGGGCTGCTGCTGCTTCCACTCCCGATGCTCCTCGCCGACGCGACGGTCACGGTGGACTGGAGGTGGTTGCCCTCGCTGGACGTCTCGGCCGCCCTGCGAATGGACGCCCTCGCCCTCGTGTTCGCTCTGCTGGTGCTCGGGGTGGGCGTCCTCATCATGGCCTACTGCCCGCGCTACCTGGGTCGCGAGGCGTCGCACACACGGATCTACCTGCTGCTGACCCTCTTCGCGACCGCGATGCTCGGCCTGGTCCTCGCCAACGACCTGCTGGTCCTGTTCGTCTTCTGGGAACTGACGTCGGTGCTGTCCTTCGTGCTGATCGGGCAGGGCCGGCCTGCCGCCGGGCCACCGGCGGTACAGGCGTTGCTGGTCACCTCGGGAGGCGGCCTGGCCCTGTTGACCGCCGTCGTGATCCTCACGCTCGACCTCGGCACCAGCGACCTCGGCCGTATCCTCGCCGATCCGGGGCGGCTGGACGGCGGGCCCGCCTGGGCCGTCGGCGCGCTTGTACTGGTCGCGGCCTTCACCAAGTCGGCGCAGGTGCCGTTCCACTTCTGGCTGCCCGGCGCCATGGTCGCCATCACGCCGGTCAGCGCCTACCTGCACGCGGCTACCATGGTCAAGGCCGGCATCTACCTGCTGATGCGGTTCTCCGCCCTGTTCGGCGGTCGACCCGCGTGGAACCTGACGCTGCTTGCGGTCGGCCTGCTGACCGCCGTGCTCGGGGCTTTCCTGGCGTTGCGCCAGTACGATCTCAAGGCGCTGCTCGCGTATTCCACGGTGAGTCAGCTCGGGCTGATCGTCGGGGTCGTCGGGGTGGGCACCCCCGCCTCGGACGCGGCCGCGATCCTGTACACCGTCGCGCACGCGCTGTTCAAGGCGACGCTGTTCATGCTGGTCGGCATCATCGACCACGAGGCCGGCAGCCGGGACATCCGGGAGCTGTCCGGACTCCACCGGGTCATGCCCACGACGGCGGTGTTCACCGTCATCGCCGCCGCCACCATGGCCGGCCTGCCGCCGACGATCGGGTTCGTCGGCAAGGAGGCGATCTTCGAGGCGCTGGCCGAGGCTCACCAGCTACCCGGGTCCGGCCAGTTGGCGGCCGGGCTCGGGGTACTGGCCTCGGTGCTGACCTTCGCGTACGCGGCCCGACTGGTGCACGGCGTCTTCACCGGCCCGCTACGCCAGCAGGAACTGCGACCGCCACGGCGTTCGTTCGTGGCCCCCGCCGGGGTGGCCGCCGTACTGGCCGTCGCGCTGGGACCCCTTGTCGCCCTGCTCAGTCCGCTCGTCCAGCGCGCCGCGAACGACGCCCGACCTCAGGGCGAACCGCCGTACCTGGTGTTCTGGCACGGCTTCACCCTGGCTCTCGGGCTCTCCGCGCTCACCGTCGGGCTCGGGGCGCTGCTCTTCGTCCTGCACGCCCGGGTCGACCGGCTGCTGCGCCGCCTGCCCACCACGGTGCCCTTCGCCGTCTGGTTCGAGGCCGGCCGGGTGCGACTGTTGCACCTCGGCGCCCTGGTCGCCCGACCGGCCCGGGCCGCCAGCCCGGCGACGTTCCTGCTCCGGCCGGTGCTCGCGGTGCCGCTGCTGGCCGTGGTGGCCGCGGTCGGTCTCGGCCCGCTGCCAGCGCCCGTGGGCGAAGCGATCCGCCCCGGCGACGTGGTGCTGCTGGTCCTGCTCGTGGTGAGCCTGGCCGGGTTGGTCACGGTGCGCTCGGCACTGGGGGCGGTCGGCCTCACCGGCACGGTCGGACTCCTGCTGTCCGTCTGGTTCGTGACCGCGGGGGCGCCCGACGTCGCGCTGACGCTGATGCTGGTCGAGGTGCTCACCACCATCGTGGTGATGCTGGTGCTGCGCCGCCGCTCGCCGCGCCTGCCCCCGGGCGGCGCACCTCGTGCCTTGCTGCTCGGCGCCGTGCTCGCCGGTGCGACCGGACTGGCCGCGGCGGCCGGCACCGCGGCGCTGACCGGCCGGCGTGACCTGTCCGCGCCCGGCCGGTTCCTGCTGGCCGAGGCGACACCGACCACCGGCGGGAGCAACGTGGTCAACACGATCCTGGTGGAGTTCCGCGCGCTGGACACGCTCGGCGAATCGGTGGTCCTGGCGGTCGTGGCGCTGGGGCTGGTCTCGCTCTCCGACCGGATCACCCGACCCGGACGGGGCACCCGGGCCGGTTCCCCCGTCGACCCGGTGCTCGTGTTCGCCCACCGGTTACTCGCTCCGGTGATGCTGGTGGTGTCGGGCTTCCTCTTCGTACGCGGCCACGAGGAGATCGGGGGCGGGTTCATCGGTGCCCTGCTGGCCGGGACCGCGGTCGGGCTGGGCCACCTCGCCCACGCCGGTGCCCCGGCACCCCTGCTCGGCCGGTTGCGGAGCGGCCCGCTGCTGGTGGCGGGGCTACTGCTCTGTGTCGGTGTGGGATTGGCGGCGTTGCCGCTGGGCCGTCCGTTTCTCAGTCTCGGCAAGGTGGGTCTGCCCGGTGGGACGACCCTGCCGTTCTCCAGCAGCCTGCTGTTCGACCTCGGGATCTACCTGATCGTCCTCGGATTGATCGTGGCAGCGGTCCGCCGGCTCGACCTGCCGACCCGACCGGCCCCGACGGGACGGCCGAGGTGA
- a CDS encoding cysteine hydrolase family protein yields MSRFHEIYADTGDGGVQLGASADRWHLYEDFVHLSPHHTEGRLVRFEAELLPFVDNLNRGALAVVDMQNDFCAPGGWTERSGFDHEACRAAIPGVRRAVEAARQHGMFVIWIYWHNRPDLRNLGAPTLHSFKHRLDQRGIGEELEHGRVLTAGSWGARMVDELQDCIDDDDIHVEKVRMSGFYGTHLDQVLRTQGIQTLFVCGVNADQCVSTTLEDAYFRDYNPVLIADATATSSPAYCKEAVVFNTKQCWGFVTTTDGFANPRPYSPEGTT; encoded by the coding sequence GTGTCGCGCTTCCACGAGATCTACGCCGACACCGGCGACGGCGGAGTCCAGCTCGGCGCCAGCGCCGACCGCTGGCATCTGTACGAGGACTTCGTCCACCTGTCACCCCATCACACCGAGGGGAGGCTGGTCCGCTTTGAGGCGGAGCTGCTGCCGTTCGTCGACAACCTGAACCGGGGCGCGCTGGCGGTGGTGGACATGCAGAACGACTTCTGCGCCCCCGGCGGATGGACCGAGCGCTCGGGGTTCGACCACGAGGCGTGCCGGGCCGCGATCCCCGGCGTGCGGCGGGCGGTCGAGGCAGCGCGGCAGCACGGCATGTTCGTCATCTGGATCTATTGGCATAACCGCCCCGACCTGCGCAATCTCGGTGCTCCCACATTGCATTCGTTCAAGCACCGGCTGGATCAGCGGGGCATCGGCGAGGAACTGGAACACGGCCGGGTGCTGACCGCCGGCTCGTGGGGTGCCCGGATGGTCGACGAACTGCAGGACTGCATCGACGACGACGACATCCACGTGGAGAAGGTGCGGATGAGCGGCTTCTACGGCACCCACCTCGACCAGGTGCTGCGTACCCAGGGCATCCAGACCCTCTTCGTCTGCGGCGTCAACGCCGACCAGTGCGTCAGCACCACGCTGGAGGACGCCTACTTCCGCGACTACAACCCGGTGCTCATCGCCGACGCCACCGCCACCTCCAGTCCCGCGTACTGCAAGGAAGCCGTGGTCTTCAACACCAAGCAGTGCTGGGGCTTCGTCACCACCACCGACGGGTTCGCCAACCCGCGGCCGTACTCACCGGAGGGCACGACATGA
- a CDS encoding sodium:proton antiporter has product MVGVLVAAAVHLLLQRGQLRVILGFLLLGHAVNVLLLSAGGLDRRTPAFEGGGEEMADPLPQAFALTAIVISFGITLYLLGLLSVDGPTGGGEQGTAEDPCATEDGQDDVGAEGGDER; this is encoded by the coding sequence ATGGTCGGCGTGCTGGTCGCCGCCGCCGTGCACCTGCTGCTCCAGCGTGGCCAGCTCCGGGTGATTCTCGGGTTCCTCCTGCTCGGCCACGCGGTCAACGTGCTGCTGCTCTCCGCTGGCGGGCTGGATCGCCGCACGCCCGCCTTCGAAGGCGGCGGCGAGGAGATGGCCGACCCGCTGCCGCAGGCATTCGCGCTGACCGCCATCGTGATCAGCTTCGGTATCACGCTCTACCTGCTCGGACTGCTCAGCGTGGACGGACCGACCGGAGGTGGCGAGCAGGGGACCGCCGAGGACCCTTGCGCCACCGAGGACGGGCAGGACGACGTGGGCGCCGAGGGCGGGGACGAACGGTGA